One part of the Vitis riparia cultivar Riparia Gloire de Montpellier isolate 1030 chromosome 8, EGFV_Vit.rip_1.0, whole genome shotgun sequence genome encodes these proteins:
- the LOC117921114 gene encoding fasciclin-like arabinogalactan protein 11, which produces MMKQLLSPFLILLIFFHLCTKTSGQSPASAPAPSGPPDITAVLRKAGKYTTFIGLLKSTQMDVQINSELQKKSDPGFTIFAPTDTAFSNLKPGTLNSFTDQQKAALTQFHVVPSYLSNSQFQTVSNPLRTEAGGDTVEFPLNITTNGTQVSMTTGLVNTTVDDTVYIDGQLAVYEIGEVLLAQGILRPPAPPPLPPKNASPSSNAPSGSISSSGDFSDATCLRYAPTAISYGVAILVALTLWL; this is translated from the coding sequence atgatGAAACAGCTTCTCTCCCCTTTTCTAATCCTGCTGATCTTCTTCCATCTCTGCACCAAAACTTCTGGTCAGTCGCCAGCATCGGCTCCAGCACCTTCAGGTCCACCTGACATCACTGCAGTTCTCCGAAAGGCAGGTAAGTATACCACCTTCATTGGGCTACTAAAGAGCACCCAGATGGATGTCCAAATTAACAGCGAACTTCAGAAAAAATCTGACCCGGGCTTCACCATATTTGCACCCACCGATACTGCCTTTTCAAACCTCAAACCAGGCACACTGAACTCATTCACTGATCAGCAGAAGGCGGCACTGACGCAATTCCATGTGGTACCTTCTTACCTTTCAAACTCACAGTTCCAAACTGTGAGCAACCCGCTGCGCACAGAGGCAGGTGGTGATACTGTGGAGTTTCCACTGAATATAACAACCAACGGAACTCAGGTGAGTATGACAACAGGGCTTGTGAACACAACAGTGGACGACACGGTATACATTGATGGTCAGCTTGCTGTGTATGAGATCGGCGAGGTACTCCTTGCACAAGGTATCCTCAGGCCTCCAGCACCACCACCACTACCTCCAAAGAATGCTTCTCCTTCTTCAAATGCCCCTTCAGGGTCGATTAGCTCTTCTGGTGATTTTTCTGATGCAACATGTCTGCGCTATGCACCAACTGCAATATCCTATGGAGTGGCAATTCTTGTGGCATTAACCTTATGGCTATAG
- the LOC117920635 gene encoding fasciclin-like arabinogalactan protein 11 — MKQLLSPTLLLLILFLLCTTTYGQSLAPAAAPSGATTTSGQSSPPASSPSGPTDIDVILGKAGKFTTFIGLLKSTQMDSQINSELQKKSNPGFTIFAPTDSAFADLKTGTLNSYTDEQKAALTKFHVLHSFLTISQFQTVSNPLHTEAAANTEEFPLNVIGNGTQVNITTGLVNTTVDSTVYSDGQLAVYEISQVLLAQGILRPQAPAPAPLPAKPKKATPLNSHAPSTSTTVSVDSSGATGTLHYAPLVVSIGVAVITLMHLN, encoded by the coding sequence ATGAAGCAGCTTCTCTCCCCAACTCTTCTTCTGTTGATCCTCTTCCTCCTCTGCACTACAACTTATGGTCAGTCTTTGGCACCGGCTGCAGCACCTTCAGGTGCCACCACAACTTCTGGTCAGTCTTCACCACCAGCTTCGTCACCTTCAGGTCCCACCGATATCGATGTAATTCTCGGAAAGGCCGGTAAATTTACCACCTTCATTGGGCTACTAAAGAGCACCCAGATGGATTCCCAAATCAACAGTGAACTTCAGAAAAAATCCAACCCTGGCTTTACCATATTTGCGCCAACCGATAGTGCCTTTGCAGACCTCAAAACAGGTACTCTGAACTCATACACTGACGAGCAGAAGGCCGCACTGACAAAATTCCACGTGCTACATTCTTTCCTTACTATCTCACAGTTCCAAACCGTGAGCAACCCGCTGCACACAGAGGCAGCTGCTAATACTGAGGAGTTTCCACTGAATGTGATAGGCAACGGAACTCAGGTGAACATCACAACAGGGCTTGTGAATACAACAGTGGACAGCACAGTATACAGTGATGGTCAGCTTGCTGTATATGAGATCAGCCAGGTGCTCCTTGCGCAAGGTATCCTCAGACCTCAAGCACCAGCACCAGCTCCTCTACCTGCAAAGCCTAAGAAGGCTACTCCTCTTAATTCACATGCTCCTTCAACGTCCACCACCGTTTCTGTTGATTCTTCTGGTGCGACGGGCACCCTCCACTATGCACCACTTGTTGTATCGATCGGAGTGGCTGTTATTACCCTTATGCATCTGAACTGA
- the LOC117921291 gene encoding fasciclin-like arabinogalactan protein 11, with protein sequence MMKQLLSPTLLLLIFFLLCTTTSGQSSSPAAAPSGPTTPSGQSSPPAAAPSGPTTTSGQSSPPALAPSVPLVSSGPSGTPSGSLDITAILRKARKFTTFIGLLKSTQMDAEINTRLKKSDGITVFAPADSAFSNLKTGTLNSFTDRQKTALARFHIVLSFLTIPQFQTVSNPVHTAADGDTVAFPLNVIGDGKQVNMTTGLVNTTVDSTVYSDGQLAGYEIGQVLLSEGVLGGQAPAPAPLPPKPKKASPPTSHAPTRSTTVSVDSSGATGPPHGATIVVSIGVAVLAALPLCI encoded by the coding sequence atgatgaagCAGCTTCTCTCCCCAACTCTTCTTCTGCTGATCTTCTTCCTCCTCTGCACTACAACTTCTGGTCAGTCTTCATCACCTGCTGCAGCACCTTCAGGTCCCACCACACCTTCTGGTCAGTCTTCACCGCCTGCTGCAGCACCTTCAGGTCCCACCACAACTTCTGGTCAGTCTTCACCCCCAGCGCTAGCACCTTCAGTTCCTTTAGTTTCTTCAGGTCCTTCCGGCACTCCTTCCGGTTCCCTCGACATCACTGCAATTCTGAGAAAGGCCCGTAAGTTTACTACCTTCATTGGGCTCCTAAAGAGCACCCAAATGGATGCTGAAATCAACACCAGACTCAAGAAATCAGATGGCATCACCGTATTTGCACCAGCCGATAGTGCCTTTTCAAACCTCAAAACAGGTACCCTGAACTCATTCACGGATCGACAAAAGACTGCGCTTGCACGATTCCATATAGTACTTTCTTTCCTTACTATTCCACAGTTCCAAACTGTGAGCAACCCAGTACACACAGCCGCCGATGGTGATACTGTGGCGTTCCCATTGAATGTGATAGGCGATGGAAAGCAGGTGAACATGACAACAGGACTTGTTAATACAACAGTAGACAGCACAGTATACAGCGATGGTCAGCTTGCTGGGTACGAAATCGGCCAGGTGCTCCTTTCAGAGGGTGTCCTCGGGGGCCAAGCGCCAGCACCAGCTCCTCTACCTCCAAAGCCTAAAAAGGCTTCTCCTCCTACTTCACATGCTCCTACAAGGTCGACCACTGTTTCTGTTGATTCTTCTGGTGCCACGGGTCCGCCCCACGGTGCAACAATTGTGGTATCCATTGGAGTGGCCGTTCTTGCGGCATTGCCCTTATGCATATGA
- the LOC117920999 gene encoding dnaJ protein P58IPK homolog, with product MINLEAGMDCVAWRGFVYTIFILNFVFACQLLLLPPLVSAVGDKPGNSAELFERVSQSVKVKRYSEALDDLNAAIEADPTLSEAYWHRASILRQICRYEESEKTYKKFLELNPGNSAAEKELSQLSQSQSALDTASNLFETGGFTKALDYIDKVVLVFSPACAKAKLLKVKLLLAAKDYSSAISETGYMLKEDENNLEALLLRGRAYYYLADHDVAIRHYQKGLRLDPEHGELKKAYFGLKNLLKKTKSAEDNVNKGKLRLAVEDFKGALSLDPNHLAHNVHLHLGLCKVLVQLGRGKDALISCTEALNIDEDLIDALVQRGEAKILTEDWEGAVEDLKSAAQRSPQDMNIREALMRAEKSLKLSKRKDWYKILGVSKTASVSEIKRAYKKLALQWHPDKNVDNREEAEAQFREIAAAYEVLGDEEKRTRYDRGEDIEDMGMGGGGGGFNPFGGGGQQFTFHFEGGFPGGFNF from the exons GTGACAAACCTGGCAATTCTGCAGAGTTGTTTGAGAGAGTTTCACAAAGTGTAAAGGTGAAACGGTATAGTGAGGCACTTGATGATCTTAATGCTGCTATAGAGGCTGACCCAACCCTTTCAGAAGCATATTGGCATCGAGCATCCATTCTACGCCAGATCTGCAG ATATGAGGAATCTGAGAAGACCTACAAGAAGTTTCTGGAGCTAAATCCTGGAAATTCAGCAGCAGAAAAGGAACTTTCTCAGTTGTCTCAATCCCAGAGTGCTTTGGATACAGCTTCAAATCTTTTTGAGACAGGAGGCTTTACAAAAGCATTGGATTATATTGACAAGGTTGTACTTGTTTTTTCTCCGGCATGTGCAAAG GCAAAACTGCTGAAGGTGAAGTTATTGTTAGCTGCTAAAGACTACTCGAGTGCCATCTCTGAGACTGGATATATGCTCAAAGAAGATGAGAATAATCTAGAAGCACTATTGCTCCGAGGCCGTGCCTATTATTATTTAGCGGATCATGATGTTGCAATAAG GCATTATCAAAAAGGTCTCCGTCTAGACCCAGAACATGGTGAACTGAAGAAAGCgtattttggtttgaaaaatttACTGAAGAAAACTAAAAGT GCAGAAGATAATGTGAATAAGGGTAAGCTGCGTCTTGCAGTGGAGGACTTTAAAGGAGCCCTTTCCCTGGACCCTAATCATCTTGCACATAATGTGCATCTTCATCTTGGTTTATGTAAGGTTTTGGTCCAGCTTGGTAGGGGAAAGGATGCTTTAATTAGTTGCACAGAAGCACTTAACATCGATGAGGATCTCATTGATGCTCTAGTTCag AGGGGGGAAGCCAAGATTTTGACAGAAGATTGGGAGGGTGCTGTAGAAGATCTGAAATCAGCAGCTCAAAGATCACCTCAG GATATGAACATTCGAGAAGCACTTATGAGGGCTGAAAAATCTTTGAAGTTGAGCAAACGGAAGGACTGGTACAAGATTTTGGGAGTTTCTAAAACTGCATCTGTATCAGAGATAAAACGTGCTTACAAGAAGCTCGCTTTGCAGTGGCACCCAGATAAGAATGTAGATAATAGAGAAGAAGCAGAGGCACAATTCCGGGAAATAGCTGCTGCATATGAG GTTCTTGGGGATGAAGAAAAACGTACAAGATATGACAGAGGGGAAGACATTGAAGACATGGGTatgggtggtggtggtggcggcTTCAATCCATTTGGTGGTGGTGGACAGCAATTCACATTTCACTTTGAAGGGGGCTTTCCTGGCGGATTCAATTTTTGA